In Spiroplasma clarkii, the DNA window TATAACAATAAAAAAACAAGAATTGCAATTCTTGTCAACTATAATTCGAATTATATCTACTTGATTGGTTCACTTGATTTGGGATTACCTTCTTCTCAAAAATTAACTGCAAGAATGTTTTTAATAAATTTGACAGTAATTTCAACATCATTAAGTTCTGAGGGTAATTTCAAAAAACCATTTGTATATCTTGAAGCAATGTGGACTAAGGTTAAACCAACCATTTCAGGTTCTGCTTTAATTCACTCAATTGGATCTTGATTTAAAAAGTCTTTAAATCCATATTTTTCAGCCAACTCAGTTTTGAAACTAACAATCCCTTTTTCAAGTCAGTTTTCAATTAACCAATTGATAACTTTATTATGAAAAACTAATGGTTCACTTATGTGTTGGTTAGTTAATTTAAAAGCGATTTTTGGGAAAACTTTTAAACCATCTTCAATTGAAGGCATAATGACAATTTCATTAATTTTTTCACCATTATCTGCTCTAAAATTCATACCAATAAAACAGGTACCACTTAGGAAGGTAATTTTACCTAGACTAGATTGTTTCAAATTATAAACTTTCTTTTCCATATTATGTCGCTCCTATAAATATTTTTATTATTATACACTTAATTGCTATGAATTACTAGATATTTTTGGTTATTCTCAATTGTAGCCTTTGTTAGTGGGATAAATTTACAAAGAGACCAAATTTGTTAATGTAGTTTACTAGTAAGTTTGAGATTTATCATTAAACTCTTCTAAGAGGAGAACTCCCCTATCGGTAATTTGTCTCCCCTTTTGAGTCTTGATGATTAACCCATTAACTAATAAGTTGGGTTCAATACTATTTAGGATATACCCATATTGCAGATTTAAAATTTGTTTAAGTGATTCAAGACCCAAAGATTGATTTTCTTTTAAGATTTTTAAGTAAGCTAAATCCAGTGATGAAAGACCATATTTATAAATATCTAAACGTCTTAAAACAGTCTTTAAGTACTCTAAATTCAGTGAAACTGGTTTTTCAATAATTAAAAAGTCATGAACCCTTTTTAATAGATTAACTGCAATTCTAGGATTATTTTTGCAGTGAGTTGCAAGAAACTCAAAGAGTTGAGCATCTAAATTCAGGTTCATTTTTTGACTTTGAATTGCTAAAATTTTACTAATTTCAGGAATTGAATAACTGGCAAAAATAAAATTAATTGGAAACCGATTAATAAAGGGTGCAGTTAATTTGTTAATTTCAGTAGTTGCAACAATTAGAGTAAATTGAGGCAGATTAACATTAATAATTTTTGCATTGTACTCTTTGCCAATAATTAGATTGATCTTATTGTCTTCTAAAACAGGATACAGAACTTCTAAAACTTCTTTTGAAACTGCATGAACCTCATCAATAAAAATGATTTCTCCTTCTTTAATTGATGTTAGAGGAGAAATTATGTCACTCGGTTTTTGTAAGGCAGTTCCATTAAGAATATAGATTTTTTTACTTAACTCATAAGCAATTAGGTATGCCAGTGAAGTTTTTCCTGAGACCACTACCTCCATGTAAGATCATGTGGTCCAGACGGGTATTTCTTAGTTTGCTTGACTGGATATAAATTTTTAGATTGCCAATAATTTTTTCTTGACCAATGTAAGTTTTAAATGAACTGGGACGTTCAACATTATTAAGATTGTATTTCATTAAGCTTAACTAAAGCCTCCTTAATGATTATTTCAGGGTCTTGTCTTTCACTTGTTAATGCTAACACTTTATAAATGTCTGAAATTTTATATCCCAATTTATGCAATGAATTAATAACCAGCATTTGTTTTTTACTATATTTAATATCAAATACTTTTGATTTAGTTACAGCTACAATTTCCTTACAAATATTTAGACTCAAGCCTGTGATTTGACAAATTTTGTCCAACTCATTTTCTTTACATAAAGCGATTAATTCTTTGTAACTTAACTTATCAAATAATTCGAGCAATGATTTAATACCTAAGTTTTTAATGTCTAACAAGATTTTGCTTAGGTTTCGAGTGGCTAAATCTGAGAAGAAAATATATTCATCCACATAGTCATTTCTTACTCGAATTAAGTATAATTGGACTTGTTCTAAATTGACAAAGTCTTTAGTGCCAATAAAGTAACCCAAGTATCCAATTTGATTATTTTCGATCATTATTTTATGACCTTTTTGTTCAATGATTTTTACTATCATATACAACATTTTATTACCTCCAAGTATTTAATCGTATGATTTTTTTAAAATTCGCCTACAAATTTTATTTTTTTATGATGCCCATAATTTTATAACAAAGAAATTTATTGAAAATAAAAACCCCACCCTAAATTGAGTGAAGGTTTTTGTTCCCCTTGTATAAATAAAATTTGTTATTTTTTTGTTTTAGTTTTTTTAGCTGCTGTTAATTTTGATTTTTTTGCAATAGGTTCTTCGGGATCATTAACCCATTTCTGTCTATTTTCAGCAAAGAATTCATTTCTTTGTTGAGTAATAACTCTTGCAGTTTTAATTGTAAGAGGTTTACCTGGGTTATACTTACTTTGTAATTCAGAAATAGCTACACTTTCAGCACCTGTATTTAAAACTTTTTGGATTCTCGCTTTGTTTTTAATTGATTCTTGCACACCTGGTGGTAGACTCTCTAAATTTGAAACCCCATTTTTTGTCATTCCAGTTCTTTGTGCCCTAGTAATTTGATATGAGCGGTTTGTGCTAGCACTCAATACCTTTGGTCTTGCTGACAATGTTTTTTCTTCAATAGGTGTTGAAACCTTTTTAGTTGCCTTTTGTACTGCCATGTAAATTCTCTCCTTTATAAATTGATATTAATATTATACATTAAAGCCAGTTATTTTAAAGAACAATTCTATAAAAATAAAAAATTCAGCCTAGCCGAATTTTCTATTTTGTTTTTGTTTGTAAATTCTTTTTTCTTTTTTGCTAAGGTGATATTCACGTTTTCTTGCTTCAGCTTTTGATGATGCCGCTACTTTTTGAAAACGTTTAAGAGCCTTTTCAATAGGTTCTCCATCACGTATTACAACACTTGCCATTTAGTATTCAACTCCTAGTACAATATTAATTATATATATTAATTTTTAATATGCAATTGGTTTTACAAATTTTTTATTTTTTTTCAAACTTATATGTGGAAAAAATCACCTAAATTTAAAAAAGTTCTGCATTTTACTACCCAACTTTCTTAAAATAATAGATAATATGATTAGTTTAAGGAGAATACAAAATGAAAAACATTAATTTGATAATTACTGCTGGGATTGCAGCCTCAAAAGCATTAGCATTATATGAGTTATTGGCAAAAAAATATAATATTAGATTAGTTTTAACAAAAAATGCTGCAAAATTTGTTGATAAAACTGGGTTAGAAATCTATGATGAAATTTTTGATCAAGAATTTTATTCAGATAATCACACTTTTGGAGACCACCTACAACTGGCCTTCACAACTGATTTAAATATTGTTTATCCTGCAACCTACAATTATGTTGGAAAGATAGCTGCTGGGATTAGTGATGATATGCCTTCATTGCTTTTTGCTGCTAGCAAGGCTCCTTGCTTTTTATTTCCTAGTATGAATTTTAACATGTATGAAAATCCGATCTTTAAAAAAAACCAAGAAATTCTAAATCAATTAAATAATTTTCATTGATTTGAAGCAAAAGTTGGTAAAATGGCAAGTGGCCATATTGGAATTGGACGAGCATGAGAACCAAATGAAGTTGTAGAAATTGTTGACCAACATTTTTTAAAATTTAAAAAATTTAGTGAATTAAAGCTGCTTTTAAATTTAGGTAAAACTAGAAGTTGAATTGATGCAGTTCGTTATATTACAAATGCAAGTACAGGCAAAATGGGTTTAGCAATTCGAGATCAAGCAAGTTTTCATTTTCAAAAAGTAACTACAGTTTTTGGTGATAATGATTTCAATCTTGTGGCTAATGAAAATAACTTTTATGCTCAAACAAATGAGGCAATGTTGATTGAAATGAAAAAGCATTTTGAAAAAGCAGATGTTGTAATTTGTTCAGCTGCACTTTATGATTTTGAAGTTACTGAAAAAGAAAATAAAAAAATTGAGAAACGCAGTATTACTAATGCAGATCTACAACTTAATTTAAAAGCAGCTGTTGATGTTTTATATGAGCTTGGAAAAATTAAAACTCATCAATTCTTAGTTGGGTTTAGTTTGGCAAATGATTTTGATTTAGATAAAGCTTGAACAAAAATCAAAGAAAAAAATTTAGATATGTTAGTTGTAAATTTAACTTCAGCAATTGCTTCTCACAATAATAAAATTAAAATACTATTAGCAAAAAATAAATCAGTAATTGATTTCCCTGTATCACAAAAAAATCAAGTTGCACTTGAAATTTTAAAAGCTATACATGACAATATGTAAATTATTTTTTTGAAATAATTTACATTTTTTTTGCATCATTTCTTATCTTAAATATTTTTTTAAAATTCGCTAATGAAATTTGATGCTTATGTTTCAGATAAATTTTTTTATCAGCCTTATAAATTTTTAAATCATTTTGTTTCACCTCAAGAATTTTTTTCTTGGACATAATTGATTCAAAAAAAGTTTCAACAATTATTTTTTGGTCAGCTTTAATTTTAAAACAATACTGATTATTTTTTTGACTTTCAATATTATCAAATCATTTATTGAAATCATTAATATTAATTGGTTTTTTTAATTCTACTTCTAATAATTCATGATTTAATTTAATAGAACTGATATTTTTATATTTACCAAATCATTCTGTCATTTCAGAAATGTTTGCTTTTAATTGTGCTTGATTATTTAAATTAAGTTTAATTGGTGAAAAATTAATTTTTCTAAATCAAAAATATGCAATAACTCCTAAAAGTCCTGCAGCAACTACCCCAATTATGGGTACTAAGTAAAATCTTGTATCATTACCAGTAAACCATGGAATAATTCCGCTAAAAGTAAAATCAATTAGACCTGTCGAAAAAGCAGTTCCAGCCTTAATTTCAAATATTGAAGTGAACAATCCTATCAAACCATTTAATGGACTATAAATTAAAAAGAAAAATACGGGTGCAGTATAACAAAATAATAATTCAATTGGTTCAGTAACACCAAGTAACATTGTAGTAAGTGTTGCATTGATAAACATTCCTAGGTGATTTTTTCGCTCAGCTTTAGGAATTCTAAAGTACATAATTGTTGCCATGGTTGGTAAAACAAATATTGAATTTGAAAACCCTGGCGCTACAAATCTTGAGGCACGAATATTTAATGTTCATAAATCTTGGATTAATAAACCACCACTTGTGTTTAAAACTTTAAGAGCTAAAAATTGATCTCCAACTGCATTAAAAACATCTGATACTTTTGCACCTTCAACTCATGAAGTAATTTTTGTAGCATATTCAAATAAGTAACCTTCAGTTGCTTTGTTAACACTTTCTAAAAAACTATCAAGATTTGAAATATTAAGATTGTAAAAATAATTATAAGCTGCTTGGGAAAAATCGATCTCACCATTGTAAGCTAATCTTTGCAAGTAAGTGGCCAATAATGGTCCCTCTAGACCAACAATACTTCCACCAATGTTTGTGTATCAAATTGGTGCCTGTCACAACATTCCAGTTCCAAAAGGAATAAACATTCTTTGTACCATTCTAAAAATAAAAGCATCTAAACCTTGAGGTGATTTTGCAACTACCTCTCCAATTGCTAGTAACCCTTTTCCTAATAGTGGTCAAACGATTGCGAAACAAATTGCTAATGCAACAGCAAAAAGAGGAATAATAATTAATACAAATCTTTCTCCACCAAAAAATTCTAAACCACGAGGAAGTTTAGTATTTTTTAAATGATTATAAACTAAAATCATAATTGTCCCACAAACTAATCCACCAAAAACTCCTGAGTTAAAAGTAGTAAAACCAAAAGCTTTGGTTGTAAAAATAGCTAACTGTAAATCTTTTCAAAATAAAATATTAAATTTTGTTGTTGTGATGTCTACTTGGATCAAAGCTGAATTTGTAATTGTAAAAATTAAATAAAAAATAATTGTTCCATAAATAGCAACTCCCTTATTGTTGGCAAAACCAATTACAATTGCCAAAGCAAATCACATTCCAATATTTGAGAATAATAAATTACCAATATCTTTAAAATATTTTGCAACCATTGTCCCTGTTTGATTAAGATCAATAATATTTGCTACAACTAAAAATAGCCCAAAGATTGGCATTAAAACAATTACAAAACCAAAACTCTGAGATAATTTTTTAAAAAAAGTTTTACTACTGTTCTTTGTATATGCAGATAATTCAAAATCTGCGATCGATAGTAATGACTTGTTCATAATCTAATTCTTTCTATTTATGTTTAATTACCAATGAATATTTTTTTAGAATTACTTTACTATTTATATTTCTATTTTTTTGTTTCACAAAATGTTTTTCTAATTCTTCTTCTTCATCTTTGGTAATTATATTTAATTTTCTTTTACGTTCTAAAAAGTCAATGCGTTTACGTTCTTCATCTTTTTCATCACTTGTTTTAGAAACATGAACTGATTTTTTACTGATAAATTTTTCAACATTAAAATCATTCCCCATGTCTGGAGTTAACAATAATTCATCAGACTCATAACTTGAAATTTGAGTATCTGTTTCAGAATCATAATGTGATTCTGAAACACTAGAACTTGCTAGGATTTTAAATTTATCACCTTCAAGTTTATGTGCTTCTGCTTTTAAATTATCAACTGCATGAACTGCTTTATCTTTTGCAAGTAAAGTAGTTTTTGCAATATGTCCATGAGATTTTTCTTTTAACAATTCAGTTGATGAATGTCCTTTGATTTTATCATGTTTGTCTAGTTCTTTAACATCAACTGCTTCATAATCGTCAATTTGATCAAAGTCTCCATTTTCAAAATCTTCTGCCGAATTAGCAATATTTTTTAAATTTTCAACAGCATGATTTGCTTTATCTTTTGAAATTAATGATGAAGTTGCAATGTGTCCAACAACTTTTTCTTTCAATAAATCTCTTGTGGTTGACCCCTTAAGTTTTTCTTGTTTTTCAACATTTTCAATATTCTCAATTGCTTTTAATTTTTGAATTTCAATTTTTCTAAGTTCTTCAACTTTTTGTTGTAATTTTAATTCTACTAATTCTTTTTCAAAAAGATCTCTTTCACGTCTAATTCTTTCAATTTTTTTATCTTTAGCTTTTGAATTTTTTTTGATTTTTTTAATAATTAAATCTTTATCATCACTTGCTTCAATTTTAACTTCAGCTTCACTAATTGAATCAAGTAACTCTTCATCTCTTTGTAATCATTTTTTTTCTTTTCTTGCTCAAAGTTCATTGACTTCTTTTTCATTTTGTTTTGCAATTTTTTTTGCTTGTTTTAATTTTTCTAAATACTCTTGCATTATTTTTTGCTTCTCTTCAACTGCTGAAAGCTCAGCAACTTTTTGAGATTGCTCTGAGATTTTTTCATCAAGATTTTTATCAAACTGAAGCGATGCCTCTAAATTATTTTTAACAATTTTTTTAGCACTGTTTAATTTTTCAAAGTAAAGATTTAATTCTTTCTCTTTTTCATTTAACTTAGCAAGCTCTTTTTCATTTTCTTTAATAATTTTTTCATCACTTGCTAACCAAATTTCAGAAGTTTTAGTTCACAAATCAGCTTCAGGTTGATCATAATCAAGATCATATTCTTCAATATTGTTTTTAAAAACTTGCATTGGTGCAGTTGTTTTTGTATCT includes these proteins:
- a CDS encoding Holliday junction DNA helicase RuvB C-terminal domain-containing protein, coding for MEVVVSGKTSLAYLIAYELSKKIYILNGTALQKPSDIISPLTSIKEGEIIFIDEVHAVSKEVLEVLYPVLEDNKINLIIGKEYNAKIINVNLPQFTLIVATTEINKLTAPFINRFPINFIFASYSIPEISKILAIQSQKMNLNLDAQLFEFLATHCKNNPRIAVNLLKRVHDFLIIEKPVSLNLEYLKTVLRRLDIYKYGLSSLDLAYLKILKENQSLGLESLKQILNLQYGYILNSIEPNLLVNGLIIKTQKGRQITDRGVLLLEEFNDKSQTY
- the rpsU gene encoding 30S ribosomal protein S21, translating into MASVVIRDGEPIEKALKRFQKVAASSKAEARKREYHLSKKEKRIYKQKQNRKFG
- the coaBC gene encoding bifunctional phosphopantothenoylcysteine decarboxylase/phosphopantothenate--cysteine ligase CoaBC codes for the protein MKNINLIITAGIAASKALALYELLAKKYNIRLVLTKNAAKFVDKTGLEIYDEIFDQEFYSDNHTFGDHLQLAFTTDLNIVYPATYNYVGKIAAGISDDMPSLLFAASKAPCFLFPSMNFNMYENPIFKKNQEILNQLNNFHWFEAKVGKMASGHIGIGRAWEPNEVVEIVDQHFLKFKKFSELKLLLNLGKTRSWIDAVRYITNASTGKMGLAIRDQASFHFQKVTTVFGDNDFNLVANENNFYAQTNEAMLIEMKKHFEKADVVICSAALYDFEVTEKENKKIEKRSITNADLQLNLKAAVDVLYELGKIKTHQFLVGFSLANDFDLDKAWTKIKEKNLDMLVVNLTSAIASHNNKIKILLAKNKSVIDFPVSQKNQVALEILKAIHDNM
- a CDS encoding PTS transporter subunit EIIC, whose amino-acid sequence is MNKSLLSIADFELSAYTKNSSKTFFKKLSQSFGFVIVLMPIFGLFLVVANIIDLNQTGTMVAKYFKDIGNLLFSNIGMWFALAIVIGFANNKGVAIYGTIIFYLIFTITNSALIQVDITTTKFNILFWKDLQLAIFTTKAFGFTTFNSGVFGGLVCGTIMILVYNHLKNTKLPRGLEFFGGERFVLIIIPLFAVALAICFAIVWPLLGKGLLAIGEVVAKSPQGLDAFIFRMVQRMFIPFGTGMLWQAPIWYTNIGGSIVGLEGPLLATYLQRLAYNGEIDFSQAAYNYFYNLNISNLDSFLESVNKATEGYLFEYATKITSWVEGAKVSDVFNAVGDQFLALKVLNTSGGLLIQDLWTLNIRASRFVAPGFSNSIFVLPTMATIMYFRIPKAERKNHLGMFINATLTTMLLGVTEPIELLFCYTAPVFFFLIYSPLNGLIGLFTSIFEIKAGTAFSTGLIDFTFSGIIPWFTGNDTRFYLVPIIGVVAAGLLGVIAYFWFRKINFSPIKLNLNNQAQLKANISEMTEWFGKYKNISSIKLNHELLEVELKKPININDFNKWFDNIESQKNNQYCFKIKADQKIIVETFFESIMSKKKILEVKQNDLKIYKADKKIYLKHKHQISLANFKKIFKIRNDAKKM